The genomic window AGCGAGGCTGGCGTGAAGGCCGCCGTCAGGAAGGGCAAGTCCGTAAAGGAGATGTTCGACGCGCGCGCTGAAGCGGCGACCACATCGCAGGTCTACCGCATCGCCGAGGACGCAGATGCAGGCGGGGGCCTGACCCTCCGAGGCGGTGACGAGTTCCGTGTACTCGCCCGCGCTGGCGACGCGATCCTCATCGAGGTCATCGGTAATGCAAACAATCCCTGGCACGTGTCGGGCAACCTTCTCACCTCCATTTCGGACTTCACGCTCAATGACACGCAGGATTGATCCCGCGGCAAGAAGCCCTCGCGCCTGATGATGGCAAAATTTCCCGCAGAACTACGCGCACGGACCCGACGAATGTTTCCGCAGTTCTGACCCGCTCGATGGCGCCACCGGCGAAGTGCAGGCGACTCGGAGTCTTTCGTGCGGTTCCAGGCTGGGTTGCAGGGCTCGACCTTGCGGCGGTGAGCACGGTGTTCACGCTGGGTTGTTCGGGCCCCACAGTTCCATCGATTCCTGGCCCCGGCCGCCGCGATTCCAGACCGCATGGCCCCACACAGGAGTCGATGGCCGAAGGCGTCATCGCGGCCTCACCGGGTGGCGCAACTCGGGGCCGAAGTGCTGCCGCGCCGGTCTTCGACCGGCTTGCCACCGAATCGCCCCCAAGGCGTCGCTGGTGGGAGCGCAGCGCCTGGGGCAGGGCTGTCTGGCTGCGGACTCGTCGAGGCTCGGCCGGCTGAGATGCGGCTGTTCCATCCCGCGGGACCGATGGGGCCAACTGGAGCTGGAACTCCCATCGACCCATGGACACCCGTCGCAGTCGGTGGGGCCAGGACTTTCCAGAACAGTGGGGCCAGCAACACCCAGAGAAAACAGCACGGCAAGCCTGCCTCCGACTAGGTCGGCCATGCCCCTGCCAAGCCCCGGGTTTGATGGAGAGTCCATGGACACCGGGGAAGAGCAATATCTCCATCAAACCCGGGGCGTAACAAAGTGTCGTACCCGGGTGCGAGCATGTCGGCATGCCGTACCGATACGAGGATCTGGGCGACGAGGAGTTCCAGCGACTCATCCAGGCGTTACTCACCCACGCCTTCGGTCCGGACGTCCACGCCATGCCGCTGGGCCAGGCCGACGGCGGTCGGGATGCTGTTCACGGAACCGTCGTCTACCAGGTGAAGTTCACCAAGAACCAGGACCAGAGGGACCCGGTCACGTGGCTACTCCGGGTCATCGACGGGGAAGCTACCAAGATCCAGAATCTCGCCGCCCGAGGGGTGCAGCGGTATTGCCTCGTGACGAACGTTGCCGGCACAGGGAGTTTGGACTCGGGATCGATCGACCGGCTCGACGCGGCCCTGGCTGCCCGCTCCGAAGCCTGGGGCGTAAAAATTACACGCTGGTGGCGCGATGAGATTGACAATCAGATGCGATGCGCGCCGGACAGCATCATCTGTTCCTTCCTGAACGTGCTGCCCCCGGGCCAGTTGCTTGCCCGCGAGGCTCGGCTGGCCGGCACCATCCCCGGGTGGGACGCCCACCTTGTGGCTGATTCCGCTGTTGCTGACCGTGGCGGACTTTTGTCCCCGTCAGGCCGCGTGCGGCATTCCGTTATAACTCCCACAACGGTTCTGGCGTCTCTGGACCCGCCGTTCGGGCGACTGCCCGCGACTGTGCACGGCCGATCCACCGAGGTGGACCGGGTGCTCGGCATGGCTAACCGGCGGGTGCAGGTGCTGGCTGGCATGGGTGGAGTCGGCAAGACGACGATCGCTCTGCGAGCGGGCGCCATCGCACGCGATCGTGGGGATCAGGTGTTCTGGATCAATGCGACGTCGGCGGCGACCATGATCGAGGGCTTACAGGCGGTGGCCGTGCTTATCGGCGCGCCTGACGCGATCGTGGCGGAGGCGTGGGCAAGGGGCGGCCGACCGGCGGCGGAACTGCTCTGGCGATATCTTGCAGCTTGGGAACGCTCGTGGCTGTTGGTCTTCGACAACGCGGACGATCTCGACATATTGGGATGTCCCGGGGCAGCGCTGGGCGATGGCACAGGTTGGGTGCGGCCGCCCATCGGCAACGGCGTCGCGGTGGTGGTCACCACCCGGGACCGATCCCGGACGCCTTGGGGCGCCGCCGCTGATGTCACTGTTATCGCCACGCTCGACGATGCGGCGGCGACCGGCGTTCTTCTCGGTCTCGCACCAGGCGCGGGTGGGCCCGAGGAAGCGGGGTTGCTCGCCGCGCGTCTCGGGAACCTGCCGCTGGCGTTGCAGCTCGCAGGCTCCTACCTAGCCGCCGCCGCGGAGGATCCGCTGGCAGCCTCGCGCACCTTCAACGAATACGGGAGTCTTCTGGCGGAAGCACCGCTACGGATTGACGCGATGGCCGCGGAAGTGATCGGGGATCTTCGCGACGAAGACGACCGGACGCGCGACAGCGTGGCCCGCACGTGGGAGTTGTCCATCCGGCTCCTTGAGGCGCGGCGGAGCGGTCCGGTACGTGAGGCATTGCGGCTACTGGCATGGTTCGCTCCCAACGTGCCGCTTCCCAAGGCGTTCGTTGACCCCGAACGGCTCACGGGCACGCCAGTCTGGCCGGCACGGACCGAACCGGCGGACATCCGGCACGCGTTCGCCGCGCTGAGCCGCTTCGGTCTGCTCGATGTCGTGCAAATCGACGGTGGCCCGGCCTATCAAATGCATCCTCTGGTCGCTGAGGTGACCATCGCTTCAGTCAAGGACCCCGATGTGCACTGTGGCGCTGCTGGTACCGCCTATGCCGTCCTCGTGACGGAGACACCTGCGGCCGGCCGAGATCCAAAGCACTGGCAGGCCTTTGCTCCGATCGCCGAACATTGGCCAGCCATGCTGCGACGACTGCCGCCGGTCCTGCCTTCCGAGAACGTGGAACTGGTGCTGGCTTTCGCCTGCACTGCGATCAACTACTTGAGGGCGACGGCTCGGTTCAGCCAGGCTATGGAGTTATCGGCAGAGGCGCTCCGGCAGTGCGACGCGAAAACTGTGCCCTCCCTGGCCCGGCTCGGGATCCGATATCAGGGTGCACTGGTCCACCGCGATGTCGGGGACCTCGCCCAGGCGGAAACCGAGTTCCGGGACATCACCCGGATAGCGGATCTCAGTGAGGAGAAGGACAGTGACGTACTAAAGATCTCTGCGCAGTTCGAACTGGCGGCCGTTCTGCAAAGACAGGGGCGTTACGCAGAAGCGGAGCAAGAATTCACCCAGGTCCTCGATGAGGAGATCGTCAGGTACGGGGCGACAGCGCACGCCACTCTCCTGACCAGGCACGATCGGGCGGCTTCCTTACGTGCCCTGGGACGGATCGGAGAAGCCACGCGGGAGATCACCTTCGTCACGGCCGCACTCGGTCAGGTTCTCGGGCCTGACCATCCGGACACCCTGGTTGCCCGGCATGAACTGGCAGTCGCGTTGCGAGACGACAACCAGTACGTCAAAGCCGAAGCGGAGTTCCGTGAGGTACTCGCCCTCGAACGTCGCGTCTTGGGGGATCGGCATCCATCCGTACTGCAGACTCGCGGGAACATTGCGCTGACCCTGATGCTGCAGAGTCGGCTCGACGAGGCGGAGAGCGAGTACCGAGCCGTGCTCGATAGCCTTATCGAGATCCTGGGTCCCGAGCATGAGATCTCCCTGGTTACCAGGCACAACCTCACCGACGTTCATATGCTCCTGGGCAAGATCAGCAGTTTGCGGGCCGAAGAGACGTTCCGCGACATCCTTACCGGCCTGCTCGGCCAACTGGCACCCGATCACAACGCCGTGCTCGCCGTCCGCGCCGCTCTGGCGAAAACGTTGCTGGTACAGGGTAAGACCGCAGAAGCAGCCACCGAGTACGGGACGATCATCGAATACCAGGTTAAGCGTCTCGGCCCGGCGCACCCCGTGACCCTCGCGTCCCGCTCCCAGCGCGCTGCGGTGAATATGCACCTGCACGGCGGCGCATCCGTGGTCCACGAGTTGTCCGAAATTATCGATCGACAACTCGAGATCCACCCCGACGGCCATGACAACATCCTGCTCAGCCGAAAAGTTCTGGCGGATGCACTTCTCCAGGCGGGACGGGTGGACGAGGCCGAGATTCAGTTGAGGATCGTCGAACGAGCCTGGGCAAAAGCGCCAGAAGCGCAGAACGACCTGCGTATACCCACGTTACGCCAGGACCTGGCCGTAGCCCTCCGCGAACAGGGGCGACCCGAGGCGGCCGCCGCGCACCTCCAGGGCATCCTCGACTCGGTCGCGAGCAAACTGGATGACGCGCATCCGCTCGTCGTCGCCGCCCGGCAGAACCTCGCAATCTGCTTGAAAGATTCAGGTGACCCAGCAGGAGCTATCGAGCAGTACCACGCCGTACTGGCTGTAGAGGAGAGGCGCCATGGCCGGGACAGCCACGCAGCGTTGACCGTCCGGCACAATCTCGCCGTAGCCCTCCGGGATGCCGGACAGGTGGAAGAGGCCGAAACCGAACTGCGTCAGCTCATCCGGGGCCAGCGCAAAGTACTCGGTGCTGAGCATCCGACTACCCTCATCTCGCGCCAGAGCCTGGCCAAGACGCTGGCGGAGCAAGGGCGGTGGACGGAGGCGGAACGCGATTACAGGGCCGTTTTGGCCGTACAACGTCGGCGCCTCGGCGTCCTGCAGCCCGCCACGTTGACCACCTGGGGCAATCTGGCCTTCGGCTTGGCGGCGTTTGGCGATTCGCGTGCCACCGCCGAATATGAGGCGGCCCTCGACGCACACGAGACGGCGTTCGGGAGGGATCATCCGATGACGCTTACATGCCGTAACAATCTCGCTCTTACCCTGGCCAGAACTGGGGACCTGGCCGCTGCTGCCGCGCACCTACGAGCCCTTCACCAGTTGAACTGCGACCGATACGGCCCAATCCACAGCGAGACGCTGCTTGGCCGATGCAACCTGCTTTTCACGCTGGCCATGCAGGGCAGGTCGGCAGCAGCCCGGACCGGTCTCGCCGCGCTGCTGCCCATGGTGCGCGAGAAGTACGGCTGTGGCAGCAGGGCCGAGGCCTACCTGGTTCGCGGCTACAATCACCTCCTGCGACAACTCGGCCAGGCAACCATCGAACAACCCGATGGCGACCAGCTCGACGACGTCCTGGCCCGCCCGCACTCGATCGAGCACCCCTGGCTGACCGCCGCCCGGGACGCCGGTTGATCGAGCCCGAGCCAATCAGCCCAAAGTCGTTGCGGACGATCCTGCCGGGCCGCCGCGTTTGAAATGCTGGGTCGAGCGGCAAGGGCTTCGAGACGGCAAGGCAACGTCGTTGCCTCCCCAGGCGCGGGACCGATGGCCGCCCAGGGACTGGCGTCCTTTTCGTCTTGGCGATCAGCTGCCCGTTGTGCCTGACTTCTTGCCTGCCAGGGTCTTCGACTTCTTGCTCTCCTGGCTGGCATGTAATAGCGCCGCTATGCATGCAGGAACCGTACGGGCGCTTGCAAGACCGTGTCAGCGCCGTCGAGGTCGGCGAGTCGGGCTGCAAGCGTCGCCATGGCGAACCGTTCCGGCAACGCTTGGCTGAACTTGAGCCCGTCGAGGGCCTTCTTGTTGACGTCGGGGAGGCAGAGTCGCTGACTGGCGTCGGCGATGAGGGCCCGCCATTCGGCGGGGGTGACGTTTTCCCGGAGTCGGATGTGCCGGTCATCGAAGCGCTGGATCGGGTCGACGACCTCGGTGAGGGTTGCGGCGAGGGTGGCGTTCGCGCGGAAGCCTGCCCAGGTCCACCAGCGGAGGTCGTCGCCGCGGTGATCGCGCAGGATGACGCTACCGCCTGGGTGCACCAGTGAGGACTCGTCCTCACGCACCTGCGCGAGGCGGTCGATGGCTCGGCGGGTGAGATTCACCGGCGGGTCAGCACCGAGCAGTACGTCACGCATGGCACGGCTCAGTTCGAAGCCGAGGCCCGACCAGCCGCCGGTTGTCCAGCGGGCTTTGCCGCCGCCGTCGGCGGGTTCGACGAAGCAGCGGCGGCGGCGCCAGTCGATGTAGGTGACGCGCCAACTGCGTCCGTTGAGCAGGAGTCGTCGGTCGCCCTGAACTTCTTCGGTGAGTAGGGCTGGGTCGACGCGGCCCAGTTCTTCGCGGCCGACGAGCACGGTGAATTCGGGTGCGCCGGTGAAGACGGCGGTCATGCCCATGAAGTGCCGGTGTCCGAAGCGCCGTTCGGCTTCGGGCCCGATGAAGAGCATGCCGCCGTCGCTGTCGAGATAGCCCTGGTCGATCAGGTGGCGCAGGATCGGGTCGGCGCTGCGGTCGAACGGTGCGAGTCCGTTCCACCACTGCGCCCAGGTCTGGTCTCCCGCTCGGTGTTCTTGCAGGCAGAGCGCGAGGATCTGCTGTGCGGCGATGTGCCGGGGTTCGGGTGGCGCGATGACGGGCTCCACCCATCCACGGCCCCAGAGCAGCAGCAGGGCAGCCGCTTCGAGTAGGGCGTCGCCGTCGCGGGTGAGGAACAGACAGTTGCGGATGCTGCCAGGTCGGCGCCCGGTGCGTCCGAGGCGCTGGAGGAACGAGGCCACCGTCGCAGGTGTGTCGATCTGGATGACGCGGTCGAGATCGCCGACGTCGATGCCGAGTTCCAGGGTGCTGGTGGAGACGATGACGCAGTCGCGGGCTTCAGCGAACGCTTCCTCCGAGCGGCGCCGTTCGTCGGCGGAGAGCGAGGCATGGGACAGAAACGTGGTAATGCCTTTACCTCGCAGCAGGCTGCCGAGCTCTTCGACCGCTTGCCGGGACTCGCAGAAGACCAGGCGCTTCTCCCCAGCGTGGAGACCAGCAATGATTTTGGCTGCGTTCTGGAGGGAGCCGACGTAGTCGAGTTCGATTTCTCCGGGCGGCACAGCGGGAACAGGTTCTCCCGGCACGAGGACAGGCAGGTCTGGCGCGACGACGCGTGCCGGGCGGGTACCGGCGCCCGAGCCTTGCAGCCAGGTCAGGAGCTGGCTCGGATTGCCCACGGTCGCGGATAGCCCGACTCGTTGCACTGGCCGGCCGATCAGGTGGGTGAGCCGCTCTAGGACGGCCAACAGGTGCCAGCCCCGGTCGTCGCCGGCGAAGGCGTGGACCTCGTCCACCACGACGGCTTGCAGGCCGGCGAAGAACGCCCGATGGTCGACTTTCTGGCTGACCAGCATCGACTCCAGGGACTCCGGTGTGGTCAGCAGGAGGTCGGGGCGGGCGGCCAGGATGGCTTGCCGTCGGGACGCGGTGACGTCGCCGTGCCAAAGGGTGGCCTTGCGGCCGAGCCAGCTGGCATATCTGTCCAGCCGGGGCTGAAGGTTGTTGAGCAGTGCCTTGAGCGGGCAGAGGTACAGCACCGACGTACCGGACCAGCTCTCTGCTGTCATCCGGGAGAGAAGCGGGAAGGCCGCGGCCTCGGTCTTGCCGCCCGCGGTCGGCGCCAGCAGCAGGGCGTCCTCGCCCGCCAGCAACGGCTCGACTGCCGCTTCCTGCAGCGGCCGCAGGCCGGGCCACTGCAGGGAGTTGACGATGTGGTGCAGCAGGACCGGATGGAGCAGGTCGGCGGTGCTCACAGGTCGAGGGCGATCTCGTCAGCGCTGGCGGCGTTGCGTTCGACGTCGGTCATCTCGGCGGTGGTCATCGTGGGGGCATAGTGCTGGCGGGGGTCAAAGTCGGGGAACTGGTCGACCCGGTCGAGAACGTCACTGACGAGCTTCTTCAGGTAGAGACGGGGCACGATGCCGACCTTGCCGCCGAGTCCTCCGGCCACGGCCCGCGCGAGCTGATCGAGGTAGGCATCGTCGACGAGGTCCCGAACCCGCTCGGCCGCGGATGATCCGTCGGCGTAGAGGTCACGGACCCGGCCGCCCAGCTCGACCAGGGAGTCAACGGTGAAACCCGGTAGCCGGATCTGTACGGCACGTGGGTTGTCGAACCGGGGGTCGGTGTCGAAGTCGACGGCGAGGCGCTGCGCCAGGGGTGCCAGGCGCTGCACACCCTGTTGCCCGTCATAGAAGGCGGGCGTACCGGTGATGACCAGATACAGCCCTGGGAAGCGGCCGGAGTAGACCTCGTCGATCAGTTGCCGCAGCGCGTTCAGAGCCTTGTCTCGGGCGTCAGAACGGACCCGCTGCAGCGTCTCCACCTCATCGAGCACGAGCAGCAGGCCTGGATGGCCGCTGTCGCGCAGCACGGCGAGAAGTCCCTGAAGGAAACTCAGCGCAGCGAAATGGTCGAGGTTGCCTTTGACGCCCGCTACCCGTCGCGCCGCAGCTGCGACGTGCGGCTGGCCGCCGAGCCAGGCCAGGACCGCGTCTGCGGTGGCAGCGTCCCCGGACAGGCTTGCGGTTCGGTACCCGCGAAGGGCGGCGGCGAAGGCCGGCGCGCTACGGCTCACCTCGGCAAGTCGTTGATCCAGCAGGACGCTCACCGCGTGGTCGAGAGCCGCCGCGTTACCGGGGTCGACCTCATCGGCGGCTAGTACGTCTTCTTCCAGGGCGTAGAACCAGCCGTCGACGACCGAGCGTAGGGCACTGGGTGGGAAGGTCGTGGTGGTGAGCCGCTCGGTGAGCCTGCGATAGACCGTCTCCAGCTTGTGCAGTGGTGTCTCGTTCTCCGAGATCTGCACTTCGGCGGTGGCCAGGTTGGCGCGTTTGGCGCGGTCAGCGATCCAGCGTACGAAGAACGTCTTGCCGGAACCGTATTCACCGCGGACGGCTTTGAAGACAGAACCGTTGGCGGCGACAGCTTCGATGTCATCGTCGATGGCCCGATGGAACCGGTCAAGGCCGACGGCGAGCAGGTCAAGACCGGTCGAGGGTACGGCTCCGCGGCGCAGGGCGTCGATGACTTCGCGGCGTCGCAGCGGGCTGACAGCGGTCACGGGCGTTCCCCGGAGAGCCGGAACTGTTCGCGCAGGAGGCGTATGTCCAGCCGTACGGTGCGCCCGTCGTCGATCAGGGTCAGCACCGGGTAGTTGTCCACGTTGAAGACGCGCTGCAACGTGCTGACGAACCCGGTCGCGCGGGCGGGGATCTCGCCGGCGCGTTCGGCGAGGACCGCCGCCGGCAGCACGCCCTTGGCCTCCACCAGGGCGCGCACCGCTGCCTCGACCTTCTTGATGTCGAGGCGACGGGGCGTCAGCGCGTGCTGTGCCGCGAACAGTTCGCTGTTCTTCAGCTCCTCGACGAGGTCGGCGTTGCCGGACGTTGTCGCAGGTGTCGGCGAGGCTTGCGGGATGTCGAACAACGCCTCGCCGGCTGCGGCGGGTGCGACCGTCGGTTTACGGCGTGACTTGGGCGCGGCAGGCGCAAGCTCGGGGGTGATCGTTGCCGCAGAGGTAGTTGTTTGCCACCAGTCCGGGCTGCGTACTTCGACAGCTGACCAGCCCGCCGGCACCTCGGTCACGTGCGGCAGGAGGAAGGCCAGCAGAGGGATGGTGACCTCGGCCAGTGATGCCCCGCCGTGGTAGCCGGCCTTACTGGGCCGGTAGCGCAGCTGCGGGTCCCACAGCGCGATGATCCGGTTGTCCGGGGCGACGACCCGCGGCCCGGTCAGCTCCACCTCGCCGAGGCTGGCTGGACCGGGACCGGTCCGGTGCCGGGCGGAGGTGCCGTCGGCCGCTCGCACGTGTTCACCGCCGCGTTCCAGGACGTGCCCGTGGTCGCTGGTGATGACGACGGCACGGCCGGAGGACCGGGCGAGATCGAGCAGGCTGCGCAGGAAGCCGACATCGCCGAGCTGCCATCCGGCCTCGCTGCCTTCCCTGCCGTGGGCGAGTGACTCGTCGACCGTGTTGATCACGACGGCGACCAGGTGACCGGAGTCCGCCACCGCGTCGGCCAGGTCACCGGCGAACACCTCGCCGGGCCCGCCGCGAGCCGGCCCTTTGTGGAAGATCTTGGCGTCCTTGCCCCATCGGCCTTCCGTGAAGAAGCGCTTCTCGTTGTCCTGGGTGCCGCTGCGAAGAGCACCGGCGAACAGCGACGTTCGAGAGACGGCGGTCAGGGTGGGCAGGGCTGCGACGACGCCGCGTCGCCGCGAGGTCCCTGACCCGGCGAGCGGGTCGTACTCCACCCAGTGCTGCGACAGCTCGTCGGCCAACTGGATCGCAACGGCTGCGCTCATGCCGTCGAGCACGACGAGAAGGACCCGGCGATCGGCCCGCAGAAGGGGCTCGACGACACGCGGGAGCAGGTTCTCGACGGTGAGCAGCCCGCCGTCGTTGCCGGGCCCCGCGGTGGCCCAGGCCTGTAGCCGGCCCGCGAACGCCTGGTCCAGGTCGCGCCGTCGTTGCTGGGTCCGTTCGTAGATCTCCCGGAACGCCGCTTGCAACTCGGGATGCACGTCGTCGCCGGCCCAGACGTGGTCCGCCGCCACGTCCACCCAGCCCCAGTCGGAGATCTGCCGGTCCACTCCGTCGGCGACACTTGCCGGTGGTTGGACCTGTTCGCCGAGCCAGCGGACCAGTCGCTGCGCCATCTGGATCCGGCGGACGCGTTCGGGTTCGGCGGCGGCCAGTTCGTGGTCAACCAGACTGCTGACAGCCGTGCCGAGTGCCGGGTCGTCTGCCTTGTGCAGGGCGGCAAGGAGCGCGGTGGCAGCGGTGCCGATTCTGCGGGTGAATCCGGTACGCAGGATGGGGCTGTCGGCAGCGCTGGAAACCGCCCCGAACTGAAGCAGCAGTTCTTCGGCACGGTCCAGCACGGCGTGCCCGTGCCGCTTGGCCTCTGATTCCGGCGCGGACAGCATCCCGCGGACCACCTGGACGACGGCGTCAGCGAAACCGGTGACGGTCGCGTCGTGGTCCAGTTTGCCGAAGTACTGGTCGATACGTCCCCTTGCTCGGATCGCCTCATTGCCACGGGTCCGCCAGACCGCATGGCAGACCAGTCCGAGCGGCAAGGCGTCGTCGCCGTGACCGGCGTCGACGAGCGCGAACAACGCGCGTGCAGGACTCCCGTACTGGCCGGTCAGCCACGACTGGAGGCCTTCTCGTTCGGCGGCCCGCAGTAACCCGAACCCTTCGACAGCCCCTGGCTCTGCGCTCCAGCGCAGCAGGGCGTCGACGTCGAGATCGTCGGGTCCCGCTCCACGCCGGTCGAGACCGAGACGTACGGCCGCGAGGTGCCGCAAGGCGACGTCACGGGTCAGCACCGGCGTGGTCAGCTTCGGCCAGCCCGCGGGCGGCATCGCGTCGACCAGCGCTTCTCCGGCCCATGCTTCCTGTTCCAGGGCGCTGTCGGGTTGCCGGGCGCCGAAGGCCTCGACGACCAGGTCCCACGGTTCCATGGTGATGATTCGATGACGGAAGACGCGGCTGCGGACACCGTCACCGAGCGTGGCTTCGGCAAGGTCGGTGAGCAGCACCAGCACCTCGTTCGGCCGGTCGGTGACCAGCTGGTCCCAGATCGCCAGCGGGGATTCGCACGCAACGACGCGGGCGATTCTCCCGTCAGGCAGCGCGATGGTCTCATCGTGCGGCCAGGCCGGCTCGGCGCGCAGCAGGATCACCGGGTACGTACTGCCGTTGCGATGCCGTTCGAGTTGCTGCGCGACCTTCTGCCGCAGGGCGATCGGGTTGACCCGCAGCGCTCGAGCCGGCACGGATGCCTGAGTCACGGCACGATTCTCCACGTCACCTCGATGGCACCGGTGCCGTGGTCGGCAGCGAAGGCCCGTACCTGCTCGACCGCCTCGTCCACAGTGGCGGCGGTCACGGTGACTCGCCCGGCAGGCGGAACCCGGTCCTCACCGCCCTGCTTCGGAGGATCGATGATCGGCGGGGTGACGATCGGCGTCGTCGGTTTGCGTGTCGCTCGGCGCAACAGTTCGGTGGCGGCACTTCGCGCACGCCCGAGGACGGGTGCCAGCGGAGTCGTCAGCTCATCGGCACGGGCGGCGGCACGTACCTCCGCGAGGATCGATGCGGCCTCGGTGGCGTGCGGCTCCGACAGGCCGGCGATGATCTCGAAGGTCTCCCAGGGCGCACCGGACAGGGCCGAGGACACCTGAGAAGCGCTCTTGACGCTGCGCCCGGTACGGTCGGCCGGGCCGCCGAGGTCGGCGCGGGCCAGCCGCTCGATGACCTCCACCGCCGGCAGCCGCTCCTCCAACGCCGCGAGCAACTCGGAGGCGGCGCGGGCGGTCGCCAGCCGTCCCGGACCGGACTCCAGGTCGATCTCCAGCCACTTCGCATGCTGTTCCAGACGCGCGACAAGATCGTCGGCGGCGGCGCGATGCTGGGTCGCCTGCCGGGCCAGGTCCCGCCCGAAGATCGTCATCAGCCGGCCCCGCCGCAGCGCAGCAGACCGGAAACCGAAGATCGCAGTCGCGCGGCTCTGGGCTTCCTCCCAATCCTGCGGGCTGGGCAGCCGCTGCTCCCGCAACGTGTAGTCGGCGTTGATCCGTCCGGGCTCCGGTGGTGGGCTGACCTCGCCGCCGTGCAGGAAGAACGCCCGGTCGGTCTGCTCGGCGAACGTCGCCACCACGAGCTGGGCAACGATCGGGTCGAGGCCGCGCGGGTTCGGGTCGTCGATCCAGCGCAGCAGGTCACCGACACGGATATCGCCGTCGATGCCCTCGCTGGCGGCCTTCTGCTGGAAGTGCTGCGCCCAGCGGCTCTCGATGACGAACGCCGCCTCGTGCATGGTGCCCAACTCGAGAGGGTTAGCGATACGCCGCATGATCTGCCGGTGCGGCCGGTCCACCTCGACGCGGCCCTCGGTCGATTCGACCGCCTGCCGGACGTAGTCGAGGACCGTCTTCACATCGGCTGCCTTGACCAGGTCGCCCTTGCGGTCGGGGTCGAAGTCCGGGTGCGCCGGGTACTGCTGGGTGAGCATCTGGTCGCCGAGGCTTCGCAGCGCGTCGGCGAACGCCGCCCCGATCGGCAGCTTCGGCTCCAGAACCCGGGTGAGCGGCTGCAGATGATCGTCGAATCCGATCCGGACGTCGGTCGGAAGCTTGGAGGCCAAGCCGTACGCCTGGCGCAGCACGTTCTGCATCTTGGTCAGCAACGCGCTGCGCTGATTGGTCAGCGCACCGTGAGCACGACGCCGATCGTCGGGGTTGAGGTGCTCGGCGTGGCTGTCGAAGCGCTGACCTTCGAGCAGTTTGTCGATGATCACGAGCTTTCCTAGCTCGTTGAGGCGTTCCACGGTCAGTGCGGCCGGGATCCAGCACACCGTGCGTGCGGTAGTCCTGCTGAGCAGCTCCTGCACACGGTTCCGGTCGTCGGCCGGGCCGTGGCTGCCGTCGTCGAACGGGTAGTCGATGATGATCCGCCAGTTGGACGGGTTGTCGGGGTGGAACGACTCGTCGCGGATGTCGTTCTGGTCGCGCACGTTGCCGTACACCAGCTCGATGGTCCGGCGGCTGCCGCGCCAGGTGAGACCGGCTTCGGTGAAGAATGAGTCGTTCCAGGTCACGCCGAGCTGCTGCCACAGCAGTCGCTGAACGATGTGCTTGCGGGCACCCTCGTTGTCGTAGTGCTTTGCCGTGGACAGCACGCTGCCCACGTCGACGCCGACCAGTTCCAGGGAGACGACCGGGTCGTCGCCCTCGCTGATCCGAATCTCCGGAAACTCGCCGGCCCAGTCGC from Actinoplanes derwentensis includes these protein-coding regions:
- a CDS encoding tetratricopeptide repeat protein, whose protein sequence is MPYRYEDLGDEEFQRLIQALLTHAFGPDVHAMPLGQADGGRDAVHGTVVYQVKFTKNQDQRDPVTWLLRVIDGEATKIQNLAARGVQRYCLVTNVAGTGSLDSGSIDRLDAALAARSEAWGVKITRWWRDEIDNQMRCAPDSIICSFLNVLPPGQLLAREARLAGTIPGWDAHLVADSAVADRGGLLSPSGRVRHSVITPTTVLASLDPPFGRLPATVHGRSTEVDRVLGMANRRVQVLAGMGGVGKTTIALRAGAIARDRGDQVFWINATSAATMIEGLQAVAVLIGAPDAIVAEAWARGGRPAAELLWRYLAAWERSWLLVFDNADDLDILGCPGAALGDGTGWVRPPIGNGVAVVVTTRDRSRTPWGAAADVTVIATLDDAAATGVLLGLAPGAGGPEEAGLLAARLGNLPLALQLAGSYLAAAAEDPLAASRTFNEYGSLLAEAPLRIDAMAAEVIGDLRDEDDRTRDSVARTWELSIRLLEARRSGPVREALRLLAWFAPNVPLPKAFVDPERLTGTPVWPARTEPADIRHAFAALSRFGLLDVVQIDGGPAYQMHPLVAEVTIASVKDPDVHCGAAGTAYAVLVTETPAAGRDPKHWQAFAPIAEHWPAMLRRLPPVLPSENVELVLAFACTAINYLRATARFSQAMELSAEALRQCDAKTVPSLARLGIRYQGALVHRDVGDLAQAETEFRDITRIADLSEEKDSDVLKISAQFELAAVLQRQGRYAEAEQEFTQVLDEEIVRYGATAHATLLTRHDRAASLRALGRIGEATREITFVTAALGQVLGPDHPDTLVARHELAVALRDDNQYVKAEAEFREVLALERRVLGDRHPSVLQTRGNIALTLMLQSRLDEAESEYRAVLDSLIEILGPEHEISLVTRHNLTDVHMLLGKISSLRAEETFRDILTGLLGQLAPDHNAVLAVRAALAKTLLVQGKTAEAATEYGTIIEYQVKRLGPAHPVTLASRSQRAAVNMHLHGGASVVHELSEIIDRQLEIHPDGHDNILLSRKVLADALLQAGRVDEAEIQLRIVERAWAKAPEAQNDLRIPTLRQDLAVALREQGRPEAAAAHLQGILDSVASKLDDAHPLVVAARQNLAICLKDSGDPAGAIEQYHAVLAVEERRHGRDSHAALTVRHNLAVALRDAGQVEEAETELRQLIRGQRKVLGAEHPTTLISRQSLAKTLAEQGRWTEAERDYRAVLAVQRRRLGVLQPATLTTWGNLAFGLAAFGDSRATAEYEAALDAHETAFGRDHPMTLTCRNNLALTLARTGDLAAAAAHLRALHQLNCDRYGPIHSETLLGRCNLLFTLAMQGRSAAARTGLAALLPMVREKYGCGSRAEAYLVRGYNHLLRQLGQATIEQPDGDQLDDVLARPHSIEHPWLTAARDAG
- a CDS encoding DEAD/DEAH box helicase; its protein translation is MSTADLLHPVLLHHIVNSLQWPGLRPLQEAAVEPLLAGEDALLLAPTAGGKTEAAAFPLLSRMTAESWSGTSVLYLCPLKALLNNLQPRLDRYASWLGRKATLWHGDVTASRRQAILAARPDLLLTTPESLESMLVSQKVDHRAFFAGLQAVVVDEVHAFAGDDRGWHLLAVLERLTHLIGRPVQRVGLSATVGNPSQLLTWLQGSGAGTRPARVVAPDLPVLVPGEPVPAVPPGEIELDYVGSLQNAAKIIAGLHAGEKRLVFCESRQAVEELGSLLRGKGITTFLSHASLSADERRRSEEAFAEARDCVIVSTSTLELGIDVGDLDRVIQIDTPATVASFLQRLGRTGRRPGSIRNCLFLTRDGDALLEAAALLLLWGRGWVEPVIAPPEPRHIAAQQILALCLQEHRAGDQTWAQWWNGLAPFDRSADPILRHLIDQGYLDSDGGMLFIGPEAERRFGHRHFMGMTAVFTGAPEFTVLVGREELGRVDPALLTEEVQGDRRLLLNGRSWRVTYIDWRRRRCFVEPADGGGKARWTTGGWSGLGFELSRAMRDVLLGADPPVNLTRRAIDRLAQVREDESSLVHPGGSVILRDHRGDDLRWWTWAGFRANATLAATLTEVVDPIQRFDDRHIRLRENVTPAEWRALIADASQRLCLPDVNKKALDGLKFSQALPERFAMATLAARLADLDGADTVLQAPVRFLHA